Genomic segment of Dehalococcoidales bacterium:
CTCGTCGATCGGCATCTCGCTGAGCCCGGGCTTCTTGTTCGGCTAGTTTCAGCGCAAGCCGTCTCTTGAGCGAATCGTGAAATTCGGCCGACGGTTCAGCACGACACTCTGTGTATCGTTTTGCCAATTCCAGGATCGTGCGCTCGTCTTCGCTCCTGCCCTCGGTGTTAACTTGCTTACCGGCAAGTAAACTATCCAGGTCGTTGATAATATCTCTTTCCCGGTTCTTATCACGAGACATATTCTAACCTCTGAAAGGTATCCCTCATTTTTCTTATAGCCCGGTAGAGCTTCACACCTACATTTGACTCAGAAAAGCCTAGCATCCTAGCAATCTCGCGGTTGGTCAATTCAGCCTCAAACCGTAAATGTATGATTTCCTGCTCCTCCGGCGAGAGCTGAGCGACACAGTGATTGAGCTTCTCTGCCAGCTCTTTCCTCTCCAGTTCCTCGGGCGGAGAGGGGATATTAGCGGGTCTTTCTTCTGCCTCCTCCAGGGAAACAGCCTGTTTTTTCTTACCGGATTCCACCCGGTAATAATCCGTCAGTGTATTACGGGCAATGGTAAATATCCAGGTAGAAAAAGCAGCCTTATCGCGATTGTACTTGGCGAAGTTGTTCACTGCCTTTTCAAAAACTGACGAGGTAAGATCTTCGGCAGTTGCCACGTCGTTAACCCTGCACTTTAGATAACGGAATACCCTCGGCAGATACTCTTCGTAGAGATCGGCAAAGGCCTGACTTAAACTAGGCTCTTCCTCTCTTACTTTCACCCTGGTTTCTCTATCCATATACCGCCCAGGGTTCTACTATTTTATACGATTCAGCAGGGAGAGTATTACATGGCCCATACGGCAGGCTGCGAATAAGAATCGTATCGTTCCTGAGCTGACTAATCTTATATCATTTTTCCGTGAGTTTCTAGAGCTATTATACGAAGTAAGTTTTACCCGTAGTATTTAACAAATCATCGTTCTGTACAGTAGCAATATTGAAGGTTGCTGAAAAATCGGCTGCCATGTCGAGCATTTTCAACGCTTATTAAGAATTCTATGTATCCAGCATAAGGTGATTCGAACTAGTATCAACTCACACCAACCGATGATTTGTTCAGTCAGGAGACTTTGGCTGATTTCTGCCGGATATATGCTAGATCGGTTGATGTTAAGCTATAGCTAGTGGCATAATCAGGATAAAGCCAGTAAGATTAGTCTGACTATTAGTCTTATCAAAGAAGTGTAATAATCAAGGGGGACCATATTACGGATGCAAGACGAACCTGATATCAAGAGGAGATTTCGCGTCCTGATCATATACTGGTCAGGTACCGGTAATACCG
This window contains:
- a CDS encoding sigma-70 family RNA polymerase sigma factor; protein product: MDRETRVKVREEEPSLSQAFADLYEEYLPRVFRYLKCRVNDVATAEDLTSSVFEKAVNNFAKYNRDKAAFSTWIFTIARNTLTDYYRVESGKKKQAVSLEEAEERPANIPSPPEELERKELAEKLNHCVAQLSPEEQEIIHLRFEAELTNREIARMLGFSESNVGVKLYRAIRKMRDTFQRLEYVS